In Corylus avellana chromosome ca2, CavTom2PMs-1.0, the following proteins share a genomic window:
- the LOC132171514 gene encoding cytochrome P450 71A1-like yields the protein MALLSMYLLQQYSWQELHKIPFINPLLSLLFLVSFLYAFKRIRSGKPNLPPSPPKLPILGNLHQLGTLPHRSLQALSNKYGPLMFLNLGNTPTLVVSSGDMAREMLKTHDVIFSNRPKITAANALLYGCTDVAFSPYGEYWRQARRICVLELLSLKRVQSFQYVREEEIEVLMKKIREACSKGASVNLSGMFMATSNNIVTRCVLGKTFEEEEGKSTFEHLSRRIMMHLGAFCLGDFFPFLGWIDVLTGFIPSLKATFRELDALFDQVIEEHRTFKTDDDERKDLVDILLKLQKNDMLDAVLAQGNLKAILLDMFVGGTDTTSTTLEWLMAELIKHPNIMKRAQEEVRRVVGKKSKIDVNDINQMDYLKCILKETLRLHPAAPLSVPRETLASVKFEGYDIPEKTRVFVNIWAIQRDPTVWERPEEFLPERFNDTTVDFNRQEFEFIPFGGGRRRCPGLTFGVTSIEYVIANILYWFDWNLPSGSAQGKDLDMSEVNGLTVSKKIPLLLVPTLHSP from the exons ACCCAATTTACCTCCTTCCCCACCAAAGCTACCAATCCTAGGCAACCTTCACCAGCTTGGCACACTCCCACACCGCTCTCTTCAAGCCCTTTCAAACAAGTACGGCCCTCTAATGTTCTTAAACTTGGGCAATACTCCAACTCTTGTGGTGTCGTCTGGAGATATGGCAAGAGAAATGTTGAAGACACATGATGTCATTTTCTCAAACCGGCCAAAAATTACCGCTGCCAATGCCTTACTCTATGGATGCACAGATGTGGCATTCTCACCTTATGGTGAGTATTGGAGACAAGCTAGGAGAATTTGTGTGTTAGAACTTTTGAGCCTCAAAAGAGTGCAATCCTTCCAATATGTAAGGGAAGAAGAAATTGAAGTATTGATGAAAAAGATACGTGAGGCGTGTAGCAAAGGGGCTTCTGTTAATCTAAGTGGGATGTTCATGGCAACCTCCAACAACATAGTCACAAGATGTGTGCTTGGAAAAAcgtttgaagaagaagaaggtaagAGTACATTCGAACATCTATCAAGAAGGATAATGATGCACCTTGGAGCATTCTGCTTGGGagattttttccctttcttggGATGGATTGATGTTCTTACGGGATTTATCCCGAGTTTGAAAGCCACTTTCAGAGAATTAGATGCTTTATTTGATCAAGTGATCGAAGAACACAGAACATTTAAAACTGACGATGATGAGAGGAAAGACTTAGTTGATATTctcctcaaacttcaaaagaaCGACATGCTTGATGCTGTGCTCGCTCAAGGCAACCTCAAAGCAATCCTtctg GACATGTTTGTGGGAGGAACTGATACTACTTCAACAACTTTGGAATGGTTAATGGCGGAGCTCATAAAACATCCAAATATTATGAAGAGAGCACAAGAAGAGGTGAGAAGGGTGGTGGGAAAGAAATCAAAGATAGATGTGAATGACATCAACCAAATGGATTACTTGAAGTGTATCCTCAAAGAAACTCTAAGACTACATCCAGCAGCTCCTCTCTCGGTACCTCGAGAAACATTAGCAAGTGTCAAATTTGAAGGTTATGATATTCCAGAAAAAACAAGAGTATTTGTCAATATATGGGCAATCCAAAGGGACCCAACTGTATGGGAGAGGCCAGAAGAGTTCCTCCCGGAGAGATTCAATGACACGACGGTTGATTTCAATAGGCAAGAGTTTGAATTCATCCCATTTGGAGGTGGGAGAAGGAGATGTCCAGGACTGACATTCGGTGTTACTTCAATTGAATATGTGATTGCCAACATCTTATATTGGTTTGATTGGAATTTGCCTAGTGGTAGTGCACAAGGGAAAGACTTGGACATGAGTGAAGTTAATGGGCTCACCGTGTCAAAGAAaattcctcttcttcttgtACCAACACTGCACTCTCCTTGA